AGGGTACACAATATATACCTGCCGGCCGGCTTGAATCTGCTCGCGTACAAACCCAAAAACTGAAAGTCGGTTTTTCTCATAACGATGCACCGTACGTATAGGCTTTCGCCCAGCGGGCAGCTCATCTATTACTGATACATCCAGATCGCCATAGAGGGTCATAGCCAGTGTACGAGGGATAGGTGTAGCAGTCATGACCAGCACGTGAGGGTCAAAGTTTTCGTTTTTTTGCCACAGCTTAGCACGCTGAGCTACCCCAAAACGATGCTGCTCATCTACAATAGAAAGCCCCAGATTACTAAATTGTACGTGTGACTCCAGTAAGGCATGGGTACCTACTAATATATTGAGTTCGCCACTCCTCAGCATTTGGTCAATAGTACGACGCTCCTTTGTTTTGGTAGAGCCTGTAAGCAGGGCTATGTGTAGCCCCAGCTTTTCTGCAAAATCTTTGAGCCCCCGGTAATGCTGCTCTGCCAGAATTTCTGTTGGTGCCATCATGGCTACCTGCGCACCACTACCAATAGCAATGAGCATACAGATAAACGCCACTATGGTTTTGCCACTACCTACATCTCCCTGCAAAAGACGATTCATTTGCTTGCCAGAACGTAGGTCTTCAAAAATTTCGCGTATTACTTTTTTCTGCGCGTTTGTAAGATCAAAAGGGAGATATTTTTCATAAAAGTCATGTACCAGCTGGGTCTCGCAAAGCACCTGCCCTGGCGACTTTGCCATTTTAGAGAGTTTGAGTTTGAGTATACGCAACTGTATGTAGAATAGCTCTTCAAACTTTAGACGAAAACGAGCCTTCTCCAGCCACTCCAAATCTTCAGGAAAATGGATATGCCGGATGGCATCTCGTTTAGAGATCAGGCGATAGTGTTTAATAACATACTCCGGAAGGTTTTCAGGTATCTGCTCATAAGCCCGCTGCAACAGATTTTTTTGCAGCTTAACCAGAGCTTTACTGTCTATTCGTCCTCGTTTTAGCTTTTCGGTAGTAGCATACACCGGAAGCAGGGGCTTGGCTTCCTGCTGTTGTGGAATGAACACTTCCATCTCTGGGTGGGCAATACTGAACTTGCTTCCAAAACGATTAGGCTTACCAAAGACAACATAGTCAGTTTGCATTTTCAGGTTTTTAGCTACCCAGCGGGCACCCTGAAACCACACCAGCTCTAGTACGCCGGTACCATCGCTAAAATAGGCGACCAGACGTTTTTTGCTTTTCTCCCCTACAGTCTCAACTCGCTGTATACGCCCTACCAACTGTATATAAGGCATATTCTCATTCACATCACTGATATGATGAAACTGCGAACGATCTTCGTGGCGAAAAGGGTAATGTTGCAGCAGATCCCCAAACGTAAAGATATTAAGCTCCTCTTTGAGCAGTGAGGCAATACGTTCCCCTACCCCCTTAAGGTATTCTATTTTGGTTTCAAAAAAATTGGCCATGCTTTATCCGCTTGTCCGCTCTCCTTCCCACTGTAATGTGTTTAACATATGAACCATGTCCATCTTAATATACTCGATTACGGGTGCCAGCGAATCATTTTTGGTAGCAGTACGAAAATACAGAGCCCCCCTGAGAAAATGCTTGCTGGAGTCGGTTACATAAAACTGAAACTGGCTGGGCACTTCTCCTTGCAGTTCGGCAATTAGCGCTTTTTTGCCATAAGGAGTTCCCAAAATTCTTTCTTCTATTGCCGAGGCTTTAATCTGATGATTAGCGGTAAGCCTGTAGGAATCTTCCAGCAGAGTTTCCAACTTATCCTCGCTATCTATGTCCTTATATGTAAGCTGTATATTGGCCTGATAGTCGGGGTAGTATACATTAAGCCAATACGGTTCCGCATTATAGCTGGTATCTTCATAAACCTTTGCGTGGCCGGAATACTCAAAATGATAGGGTAAGGTATCGGTAAGGCCAACATAGGTATGTGGGGGAAGATTGATTCGGTTATAGCCTTTTGGCTTAGGTACGTAGTCTGAAGAGCAGGCCACCATACACAGCAGACTAACGATAGATAAAATAGCAGTTTTTATTTTCATCAAAACGTATTTTTAATTCTCTTGCACGCTATACAATCACAACATTTTTAGCATGGGCAATATTACCAATTTGCACGATGATTGTACCAAGCTTAACGCATGATTCTGAGATTTGCTCCATGAAATGCAGATAAATCTAAAAGCTTTGCAGCATACAAACCTTTAGCATTGCATTTTAGTATGAAATAATAGTAAAAAAAGATACATTTGTTCTTTCTTAATTATCGCAATACAATATGAACACCACTAAAAAAATACTTATTACCGGTGGCGCAGGCTTTATTGGCTCTCATGTCGTACGTCTGTTTGTGAATACTTATCCTGAATACAGCATTTTTAACCTGGATAAGCTAACCTATGCCGGTAACCTGGAGAACCTGAAAGATATAGAGGATAAGCCCAACTATACTTTTGTCCGTGGAGATATTAGCGATGCTGACTTTATTAATCAGCTTTTTGAAAAGAACCAGTTTGATGCGGTAATTCACCTGGCGGCGGAGTCTCACGTAGACCGATCTATTAAAGATCCTATGGCCTTTATCACTACTAATGTAGTGGGCACCGTAACCTTACTTAATGCGGCCAAAGCTATATGGCAGGATGACATGGACAAACACTTGTTCTATCATGTCTCTACCGATGAGGTATATGGCTCTTTAGACAATGGAGGCTTCTTTGTAGAAGAGACTTCTTATGACCCTAAATCACCCTACTCTGCATCCAAAGCGAGCTCCGATCATTTTGTAAGAGCTTACCACAATACTTACAACTTACCTGTGGTATTAAGCAACTGTTCTAATAATTATGGGCCGTACCACTTCCCAGAAAAGTTGATTCCGCTTTGCATTAACAACATTCAGAACAAAAAGCCGCTTCCGATTTACGGTAAAGGTGAAAATGTACGTGACTGGTTATTTGTAGAAGACCATGCGCGGGCCATTGATGTGATTTTTCATAAAGGAAAAGTTGGCGATACTTATAATATTGGCGGCTTTAATGAGTGGAAGAATATTGATATTGTGCGACTACTCTGCAAAATTATGGACAAAAAGCTGGGAAGAGCCGAAGGAGAGTCGGAGCAACTCATCACCTTTGTGAAAGACCGCGCCGGACACGATCTCCGCTATGCTATTGACGCAAAAAAATTGATGAATGAGCTAGGTTGGGAGCCTTCATTACAGTTTGAAGAAGGTCTGGAAAAAACCGTAGACTGGTACCTGGCTAATCAGGAATGGTTAGAACGCATTACTTCTGGCGACTATAAGCAGTATTACGAGGAGCAATACAAATAACTCCTGATACAAAATTTGTAAGGCTGCCCGACCTGCACTATAGCAGGCGGGCAGTTTTTTTTATTCAACCAAACTTAAGCCTCCCCATCATCCAGCTTTTTATATAACTTAATCGTTTCCCTACATTTAATGCCCCTAAAATATGATGAGGCTATAAAAGCTTTGCTTTTAATCTTGTAATTCCACGCTATACTATCCTATCTTTGTGCCTATGGCAAAAGATACCGCAGATAAAAGCAAAGTAGCTTCGCAGGGCCGGGAGCCGGAAAACTCCCTAAAAAAAGTGATTGCCCATGCGAAAGAGTATGGATTTGTATATCCTTCCAGTGAAATCTACGACGGCTTACAGGCTGTATATGATTACGGTCCTTATGGCGTAGAGCTTAAAAATAATTTAAAGCAGGCATGGTGGCAGGCCATGACTCGCCTTAATGATAATATTGTAGGGTTGGATGCTGCTATTTTTATGCAGCCACAAACCTGGAAAGCCTCAGGCCACGTGGACAGCTTCAACGATCCTATGGTGGACAATAAGGACTCTAAAAAGCGCTATCGTGCTGATACGCTAATAGAAGACCACGCTGCTCGCCTGGAAGCTGATGGAGAGATAAAAACAGCTCATCTGCTGCTAAAAAAGATGAACAGCCTGCTGGAGGCAGAAGACCTCAAAGGCCTGCATGATCTTATTGTGGAGTATGACATTCGCTGCCCTATCTCTGACACTGCTAACTGGACTGATGTGCGTCAGTTCAACCTGATGTTCTCTACCAAAGTAGGTTCTGTAGCTGATGATTCTAATACGATTTACCTACGCCCGGAAACTGCCCAGGGTATCTTTGTTAACTTCCTTAATGTACAGAAGACGGCTCGCCAAAAGGTACCTTTTGGTATTGCTCAAATTGGTAAAGCTTTCCGTAACGAAATTGTAGCCCGTCAGTTTATCTTCCGTATGCGTGAGTTTGAGCAGATGGAGATGCAATTCTTTGTACGTCCAGGCGAAGAGATGGAGTG
This window of the Porifericola rhodea genome carries:
- the recG gene encoding ATP-dependent DNA helicase RecG; translation: MANFFETKIEYLKGVGERIASLLKEELNIFTFGDLLQHYPFRHEDRSQFHHISDVNENMPYIQLVGRIQRVETVGEKSKKRLVAYFSDGTGVLELVWFQGARWVAKNLKMQTDYVVFGKPNRFGSKFSIAHPEMEVFIPQQQEAKPLLPVYATTEKLKRGRIDSKALVKLQKNLLQRAYEQIPENLPEYVIKHYRLISKRDAIRHIHFPEDLEWLEKARFRLKFEELFYIQLRILKLKLSKMAKSPGQVLCETQLVHDFYEKYLPFDLTNAQKKVIREIFEDLRSGKQMNRLLQGDVGSGKTIVAFICMLIAIGSGAQVAMMAPTEILAEQHYRGLKDFAEKLGLHIALLTGSTKTKERRTIDQMLRSGELNILVGTHALLESHVQFSNLGLSIVDEQHRFGVAQRAKLWQKNENFDPHVLVMTATPIPRTLAMTLYGDLDVSVIDELPAGRKPIRTVHRYEKNRLSVFGFVREQIQAGRQVYIVYPLIEESEKLDLKHLEDGYESIRRAFPDTPVSVVHGRMKPADKDFEMQRFVQAKTKIMVATTVIEVGVNVPNASVMIIENAERFGLAQLHQLRGRVGRGAEQSYCILMTEYKLSKESKTRLSTMVRTNDGFEIAEVDLKLRGPGDIEGTQQSGVLDLLVADISKDGKIMQEARVQVLEILEKDPDLCQPEHLPIKRHISSLKQHTINWSKIS
- the gldD gene encoding gliding motility lipoprotein GldD, giving the protein MKIKTAILSIVSLLCMVACSSDYVPKPKGYNRINLPPHTYVGLTDTLPYHFEYSGHAKVYEDTSYNAEPYWLNVYYPDYQANIQLTYKDIDSEDKLETLLEDSYRLTANHQIKASAIEERILGTPYGKKALIAELQGEVPSQFQFYVTDSSKHFLRGALYFRTATKNDSLAPVIEYIKMDMVHMLNTLQWEGERTSG
- the rfbB gene encoding dTDP-glucose 4,6-dehydratase, which codes for MNTTKKILITGGAGFIGSHVVRLFVNTYPEYSIFNLDKLTYAGNLENLKDIEDKPNYTFVRGDISDADFINQLFEKNQFDAVIHLAAESHVDRSIKDPMAFITTNVVGTVTLLNAAKAIWQDDMDKHLFYHVSTDEVYGSLDNGGFFVEETSYDPKSPYSASKASSDHFVRAYHNTYNLPVVLSNCSNNYGPYHFPEKLIPLCINNIQNKKPLPIYGKGENVRDWLFVEDHARAIDVIFHKGKVGDTYNIGGFNEWKNIDIVRLLCKIMDKKLGRAEGESEQLITFVKDRAGHDLRYAIDAKKLMNELGWEPSLQFEEGLEKTVDWYLANQEWLERITSGDYKQYYEEQYK
- a CDS encoding glycine--tRNA ligase, with translation MAKDTADKSKVASQGREPENSLKKVIAHAKEYGFVYPSSEIYDGLQAVYDYGPYGVELKNNLKQAWWQAMTRLNDNIVGLDAAIFMQPQTWKASGHVDSFNDPMVDNKDSKKRYRADTLIEDHAARLEADGEIKTAHLLLKKMNSLLEAEDLKGLHDLIVEYDIRCPISDTANWTDVRQFNLMFSTKVGSVADDSNTIYLRPETAQGIFVNFLNVQKTARQKVPFGIAQIGKAFRNEIVARQFIFRMREFEQMEMQFFVRPGEEMEWFDHWKSIRMKWHEALGLQTEKLRIHEHEKLAHYANAAIDIEYLFPFGFKEVEGIHSRTDFDLKSHQELSGKKMQYFDPVISKNYVPYVIETSIGADRLFLMMMCEAYTEDTGVDAKGNEKTRIYLKIHPALAPVKAAILPLVKKDGLPEIAKSIYEDLKMDMRVTYDESAAIGKRYTRQDLIGTPFCVAVDHQTKEDNAVTIRYRDSTEQERIPITELKHKLEEATSMKRIFEKLA